Part of the Aquimarina sp. MAR_2010_214 genome is shown below.
TACGGTTTAGCCACTTGGTTAGTGGTAACTACCAGATTAATCTATTTGATGATAGCGAGAAACAGCTTAACCTATATCAAGCGTTAGATACTATTAGAATTCGATATGGAGACCGAAGTGTAATAAGGGCTGCGGCTATAGGATCAACAACTATAGGTAGAATGCAAAACCCATTTAATGGGGAACCCCCTATAGTATTAGCCCATAGAAAACAATAGTTTTTTAGTCATCGATATTATAATAGTAGCATCCGGGCGGGTTATTCACTATATCTTTTTCTATTAATTCGTTCAAATTAACAGAAAAAGGATGCCGTTGCTACCCCTGATGCAAAACTCAAAATATGAAACTAAATGTATCTTAATTGTCATTCATATTACAGCTTACGGTTCGGAGCTTTTTCTGAAATCGATCTCTTAGAATTAGCCAACGAAAATAACATAAATTGCCTTGCTCTAACTGATATCAACAATACTTCTGCTTGTCTAAATTTTATTAGAAAAGCAAAAGAGTATCATATTAAACCTATTGTAGGAATAGATTTCAGAAACAATCACCAACCTTTATACGTAGGTCTGGCAAAAAATAATGAAGGATATAAAGAGTTAAATGATTTCTTATCACACTATTCATATAAAAAAATAGATTTCCCCAAAATAGCTCCTTCCTTTAAAAATTCCTATATCATATATCCCTTTGAACATGTATTATCTATAGACAAAATTAACTTTACAGATCATGAATTTATAGGTATATCTATAAAAGATATACCTAAACTTCGTCTTTCTAATTTGCGAAAATTGAAAGATAAATGCATAGCACTACAGCCTGTTACCTTCAGAAATAAAAAAGATTTTAATGCCCACCGATTATTAAGAGCTATTGATAATAATATACTACTAAGTCGTTTACCCAACGATCAACAGGCATGTTTTTCAGAGCAAATGATTCCCGATCAAGAAATTAAAAATAAATTTTCAGAATTTGATTTCATTATTAATAACACCCTTACTGTTCAAGAGGAGTGTTTTATTGATTTTAATTTTTCAAAAAACAACCCTTCTTTAAACCAAAAAACATACACCAACAGCATACTAGAAGACAATAAATTGCTTGAAAAACTCTGTCAGGAAGGCCTTGCTTATCGATATCCAAATCCCAAAAAAAAGGTATTAGACCGATTAAAAAAAGAACTCTCATTAATTACAAAAATGAAGTTTGTTTCCTATTTTTTAATCAACTGGAGAATTATCTCTTATGCACAAAGCAAAGGGTATTACTATGTAGGGCGCGGTAGTGGAGCAAATAGTATTGTAGCATACCTACTTCGTATTACAGATGTAGATCCAATAGAATTAGACTTATATTTCGAACGATTTATCAATACACACCGCACCAGTCCTCCTGATTTTGACATTGATTTCTCATGGAAAGACAGGCAGGATATCACTCGATTTATTTTTCAAGAATTTGACAATGTAGCATTACTAGGAACCTACATTACTTTTCATTACAAAGGAGCAATAAGAGAATTGGGTAAAGTATTTGGCCTTCCAAAATTTGAAATCGACAAGTTAAGCGAAGGAGATTATGATTATAATTCTCTTGATCAAATTCATAAGCTGGTGGTCATCTATAGTAACCTAATACGTGGGATCCCTAATTATCTTAGTATACATGCTAGTGGGATATTAATTAGTGAATATCCTCTACATTATTATTCTGCCACAGATCTACCTCCAAAAGGATTTCCCACTGTACAGTATGATATGATTATCGCAGAAGACCTGGGGTTATACAAATTTGATATTTTAGGACAACGTGGATTAGCAAAAATTAAAGACGCAATTACAATTATAGAATACAATCAACCTGTATTAGCTGATTTTGATATTCATGATATAAAAAGATTCAAAAAAGATAAAAGAATAAATGCTTTGATACGAGATGCAAAATGCCTGGCATGTTTTTATGTAGAATCTCCTGCAATGCGTATGCTGTTAAGTAAACTAAAAACAGATAATTACTTAGGATTAGTAGCAGCAAGTTCAATCATACGTCCCGGAGTAGCTAAAAGTGGAATGATGAGGGAGTATATTTTACGAGAACATAACATAGAAAGAAGAAAAAATTCACACCCAATTATGCTTGATTTAATGAGTGAAACCTATGGCATTATGGTATATCAGGAAGATGTGATAAAAGTAGCTCATTTCTTTGCAAAACTAACCTTAGATGAAGCTGATGTGTTGCGTCGAGGTATGAGTGGTAAATTTAGATCGCGGAAAGAATTTAAAGATGTCAAAAACAAATTCATAAATAACTGTAGAAATGAAGGTTATGCTGAATCTCTAATTCTTGAAATCTGGGATCAGATAGCAAGTTTTGCCGGGTATGCATTTCCAAAAGGGCATTCTGCTTCTTATGCTGTAGAAAGCTACCAAAGTTTATTTCTCAAAGCGTATTTCCCATTAGAATATCTTGTAGCGACACTAAACAATGGAGGTGGTTTCTATCGTCCCGAAATATATCTTCATGAAGCCAAAACATTAGGAGCTACAATACTAACTCCTTGCATCAATACCAGTAACTACGAACATACCATAAATGATAAAAACATATTTTTGGGGTTAATGATATTAAGAAATCTAGAATATAAGATTTCAGAAAACATTTTGAATAATCGTTCTCAAAATGGTCCATATACTTCTTTAGATGATTTCATTGATAGAGTACAAATAGGTATAGAACAAATTAGTATTCTCATTAAGATTGATGCATTTAGATTTACCAATAAAAACAAACATGAACTATTATGGCAGGC
Proteins encoded:
- a CDS encoding DNA polymerase III subunit alpha, whose translation is MYLNCHSYYSLRFGAFSEIDLLELANENNINCLALTDINNTSACLNFIRKAKEYHIKPIVGIDFRNNHQPLYVGLAKNNEGYKELNDFLSHYSYKKIDFPKIAPSFKNSYIIYPFEHVLSIDKINFTDHEFIGISIKDIPKLRLSNLRKLKDKCIALQPVTFRNKKDFNAHRLLRAIDNNILLSRLPNDQQACFSEQMIPDQEIKNKFSEFDFIINNTLTVQEECFIDFNFSKNNPSLNQKTYTNSILEDNKLLEKLCQEGLAYRYPNPKKKVLDRLKKELSLITKMKFVSYFLINWRIISYAQSKGYYYVGRGSGANSIVAYLLRITDVDPIELDLYFERFINTHRTSPPDFDIDFSWKDRQDITRFIFQEFDNVALLGTYITFHYKGAIRELGKVFGLPKFEIDKLSEGDYDYNSLDQIHKLVVIYSNLIRGIPNYLSIHASGILISEYPLHYYSATDLPPKGFPTVQYDMIIAEDLGLYKFDILGQRGLAKIKDAITIIEYNQPVLADFDIHDIKRFKKDKRINALIRDAKCLACFYVESPAMRMLLSKLKTDNYLGLVAASSIIRPGVAKSGMMREYILREHNIERRKNSHPIMLDLMSETYGIMVYQEDVIKVAHFFAKLTLDEADVLRRGMSGKFRSRKEFKDVKNKFINNCRNEGYAESLILEIWDQIASFAGYAFPKGHSASYAVESYQSLFLKAYFPLEYLVATLNNGGGFYRPEIYLHEAKTLGATILTPCINTSNYEHTINDKNIFLGLMILRNLEYKISENILNNRSQNGPYTSLDDFIDRVQIGIEQISILIKIDAFRFTNKNKHELLWQAHFKINSIPSNNQNQFLLFNQKRVAHKLPELKTSKQETMFEQIEAFGFPLCGYFKILATVPENNNSANQLYDYLNKNIDIYGYLIAMKNTKTHTGKRMAFGTFLDQFGNIFDTVLFPKIQEKYQLRGRGIYRMYGKVVKEFDFLSIEVIKIIKQDYIQDPRYA